The following are from one region of the Cloacibacterium sp. TD35 genome:
- a CDS encoding GLPGLI family protein — translation MKKIGILFLGLISALSFSQNTRFVYQVSMKTDSTAAPKIENAYLDISKEKSIFYGEKRMKRDSTIRKAMETRNFNFDRNSMEQFRTAINYSIEKNHATKTITYKDRIARDQYWYDEDRTFNWKILPETVKIGEYETQKAETTFAGRKWFAWFTQDLPFIDGPYKFSGLPGLIVKIEDENGDYSFDLKETKKIAELPDFESRFGNNIKVKRSEFLKQQEKFSKDPMSFFQNQGGGGGFGMRMGGNQNPQNEAERRKMMEERLKEEAKANNNPLEKN, via the coding sequence ATGAAAAAAATAGGAATATTATTTTTAGGACTCATTTCAGCACTCAGTTTTTCACAAAATACTCGTTTTGTATATCAAGTTTCTATGAAGACAGATTCTACCGCAGCTCCTAAAATAGAAAATGCATACTTAGATATCTCTAAAGAAAAATCTATTTTCTATGGCGAAAAAAGAATGAAAAGAGATTCTACCATTCGTAAAGCGATGGAAACCAGAAATTTCAATTTTGACAGAAATTCTATGGAGCAATTCAGAACTGCTATCAATTATTCCATCGAAAAAAATCACGCTACCAAAACCATTACTTACAAAGACAGAATCGCTAGAGACCAATATTGGTATGATGAAGACAGAACATTTAATTGGAAAATCTTACCCGAAACCGTAAAAATCGGTGAATACGAAACTCAAAAAGCAGAAACTACTTTTGCGGGTAGAAAATGGTTTGCTTGGTTTACACAAGACCTTCCTTTTATAGATGGGCCTTATAAATTTTCTGGACTGCCAGGATTAATCGTAAAAATAGAAGACGAAAATGGAGATTATTCTTTTGACTTAAAAGAAACCAAAAAAATTGCTGAACTCCCTGACTTCGAAAGTAGATTTGGCAATAATATTAAAGTGAAAAGAAGCGAATTCTTAAAACAGCAAGAAAAATTTTCTAAAGACCCAATGTCATTTTTCCAAAATCAAGGCGGCGGTGGCGGTTTCGGGATGAGAATGGGAGGAAACCAAAATCCACAAAATGAAGCTGAGAGAAGAAAAATGATGGAAGAAAGGCTGAAAGAAGAAGCGAAAGCCAACAATAATCCACTGGAAAAAAATTAA
- the sufD gene encoding Fe-S cluster assembly protein SufD translates to MSLFEQVELQKPSLSGSKLQALEQFLSKGFPTKKDEEYKYTHLKEIVEKDYNFSASEHHSISKKQLDELHLGEEHFDWIVFVNGKLHKELSNISVENAEFLTLNYALSHESYSAIIKNHLNTIANQDLAFCNLNEALHENGFFLHVPKNVVIEKPIHVFYLSQSQEQNTFYNTRNLLVVEEGAKVEVIESHHNFDETYVFTNSVTEIFAGKNAKADWHKLQNDSDTSYLVDHTFAKQERDSLATVNTFSFGGKLVRNNLDFIHNGENINSFMNGITIIGGEQLVDHHTAVHHNQPNCESYQNYKGVFKDKAHGVFNGKVFVDKIAQKTNAYQQNNNILLDEGATIDTKPQLEIFADDVKCSHGCTVGQLNEDALFYLRARGISKKEAQALLLYAFANDAMQNIDIEPLKLKISKLLAEKLEVEIAFEDLD, encoded by the coding sequence ATGAGTTTATTCGAACAAGTAGAACTTCAAAAACCTTCACTTTCTGGGAGCAAACTTCAGGCTTTAGAACAATTCTTGAGCAAAGGTTTTCCGACCAAAAAAGACGAAGAATATAAATATACCCATCTGAAGGAAATTGTAGAAAAAGATTACAATTTTTCTGCTTCAGAGCACCATTCTATTAGCAAAAAACAATTAGACGAGCTTCACTTAGGTGAAGAACATTTTGATTGGATTGTTTTTGTGAATGGAAAATTACATAAAGAATTATCTAATATTTCTGTAGAAAATGCGGAGTTTTTAACATTGAATTATGCACTTTCTCATGAATCTTATTCAGCAATTATTAAAAATCATTTGAATACAATTGCTAATCAAGATTTAGCTTTTTGTAATTTAAATGAAGCACTTCATGAAAATGGTTTCTTCCTTCACGTTCCGAAAAATGTGGTGATAGAAAAGCCAATTCATGTGTTCTATCTTTCTCAAAGTCAGGAACAGAACACTTTTTATAATACTAGAAATTTATTAGTAGTAGAAGAAGGTGCGAAAGTAGAAGTGATAGAGTCTCATCATAATTTTGATGAAACTTACGTGTTTACCAATTCTGTAACCGAAATTTTTGCAGGTAAAAATGCAAAAGCAGATTGGCATAAATTACAGAATGATAGTGATACTTCTTATTTGGTAGATCACACTTTTGCAAAGCAAGAAAGAGATTCTTTGGCAACCGTAAATACATTTTCTTTCGGTGGAAAATTGGTGAGAAATAATCTAGATTTCATTCATAACGGAGAAAACATCAACTCGTTTATGAACGGAATTACCATTATCGGTGGAGAGCAGTTGGTAGATCATCACACAGCGGTTCATCACAACCAACCGAATTGTGAATCTTATCAGAATTACAAAGGTGTTTTCAAAGATAAAGCTCACGGGGTTTTTAACGGGAAAGTTTTTGTAGATAAAATTGCTCAAAAGACCAATGCTTATCAGCAAAATAATAATATTTTGTTAGACGAAGGCGCTACAATTGATACTAAACCTCAGTTAGAAATTTTTGCAGATGATGTAAAATGTTCTCACGGTTGTACAGTTGGTCAGCTGAATGAAGATGCTCTATTTTATCTAAGAGCAAGAGGAATTTCTAAAAAAGAAGCGCAGGCTTTATTATTGTACGCTTTTGCAAATGATGCGATGCAAAATATTGATATTGAGCCTTTAAAGTTGAAAATTTCTAAACTTTTAGCAGAAAAATTAGAAGTAGAGATTGCTTTTGAGGATCTTGATTAG
- a CDS encoding M20 aminoacylase family protein yields MSTEVLDKIQTTKDTLVSWMNHMHQMPELAMCETETAKFIVEKLKEIGDWEIVEGVGKTGIVASLKVGDSPKTIGLRADFDALPIVEDNDLSYKSKVEGKSHLCGHDAHTTMLLGAAKYLAETKNFNGTVRLFFQPGEETMEGAPAMIADGLFEKFPVDSVYGMHNMPGLEFGKFYFNTGKFMAAVDNWEIELTGKGSHGSMPELGIDPIVCGSSLVMALQTIVSRNLSPWHTSVVNVGAFQSGIAGNAVPQTAILRLSIRNMDPEDRVMVLDKIRKITKAQAEAFNCGYEIREGIPGTVLVNSDEETHWASNVAKETFGEENVYTDAHPYMGSEDFAFMLEKKQGTYCMVGNGDSYMVHHPKYIFNQELLPIGARYWVALVENYLK; encoded by the coding sequence ATGAGCACTGAAGTTCTCGATAAAATACAAACCACCAAAGATACTCTAGTATCATGGATGAATCATATGCACCAAATGCCAGAATTGGCAATGTGCGAAACTGAAACTGCAAAATTTATTGTAGAAAAACTGAAAGAAATTGGTGACTGGGAAATAGTAGAAGGCGTAGGTAAAACAGGTATTGTAGCATCTCTTAAGGTTGGCGACAGTCCTAAAACCATCGGTCTAAGAGCAGATTTTGACGCCCTACCAATCGTAGAAGACAATGATTTATCTTATAAAAGTAAAGTAGAAGGCAAATCACACCTTTGCGGTCATGATGCTCACACCACTATGCTTTTGGGCGCTGCAAAATATTTAGCAGAAACCAAGAATTTTAACGGAACCGTTCGTTTATTCTTCCAACCGGGAGAAGAAACAATGGAAGGAGCTCCTGCAATGATTGCAGATGGTCTTTTCGAAAAATTCCCTGTAGATTCTGTTTACGGAATGCATAATATGCCAGGATTAGAATTTGGAAAATTCTATTTCAATACTGGGAAATTTATGGCTGCAGTAGACAACTGGGAAATAGAATTAACCGGTAAAGGAAGCCACGGTTCTATGCCAGAATTAGGAATTGACCCAATTGTTTGCGGATCATCTTTAGTAATGGCGCTTCAGACTATCGTTTCTAGAAATCTTTCTCCATGGCATACTTCTGTAGTAAATGTAGGAGCTTTCCAATCAGGAATCGCAGGAAATGCCGTTCCACAGACTGCCATTCTCCGTTTAAGTATTAGAAATATGGATCCTGAAGATCGTGTAATGGTGCTAGATAAAATTAGAAAAATTACCAAAGCACAAGCTGAAGCGTTTAACTGTGGTTATGAAATTCGCGAAGGAATTCCTGGAACTGTTCTTGTAAACTCTGACGAAGAAACGCACTGGGCTTCTAACGTTGCCAAAGAAACTTTTGGCGAAGAAAACGTTTATACAGACGCTCATCCTTACATGGGAAGTGAAGATTTCGCATTTATGTTAGAGAAAAAACAAGGAACTTACTGTATGGTAGGAAATGGTGATAGCTATATGGTACACCATCCTAAATATATCTTTAATCAAGAGTTGCTGCCAATTGGAGCTAGATATTGGGTAGCACTAGTAGAAAACTACCTTAAATAA
- the msrB gene encoding peptide-methionine (R)-S-oxide reductase MsrB gives MKNLFFLLSLISLQFCSQVQKPKSMENQTVKNPYYSRTDKTKLNVSNAEWKKILPTDLYYVAREADTERPFTGKYNDFDELGEYYCAVCGNHLFRSSSKFASTCGWPSFFEADKEGVSYKRDSSHGMERIEVLCKRCDSHLGHVFNDGPEPTGMRYCMNSVSLDFQRDSDKK, from the coding sequence ATGAAAAACTTGTTTTTTCTTTTAAGTTTAATTTCTTTGCAATTTTGCTCACAAGTACAAAAACCAAAGTCAATGGAAAATCAAACCGTCAAAAACCCATATTATTCTAGAACAGATAAAACGAAACTGAATGTTTCTAATGCAGAATGGAAAAAAATTCTTCCTACAGATTTATATTATGTAGCGAGAGAAGCAGATACGGAGCGTCCTTTTACTGGCAAATACAATGATTTTGACGAATTAGGGGAGTATTATTGTGCGGTTTGCGGCAATCATTTATTCAGAAGTTCTTCTAAGTTTGCATCTACTTGTGGCTGGCCAAGTTTCTTCGAAGCAGATAAAGAAGGCGTTTCTTACAAGAGAGATTCTTCTCACGGCATGGAAAGAATAGAAGTGCTTTGCAAGCGTTGTGATTCGCATCTCGGTCACGTTTTTAATGACGGTCCAGAACCTACAGGAATGCGTTATTGTATGAACTCTGTAAGTCTAGATTTTCAGAGAGATTCTGATAAAAAGTAG
- a CDS encoding HesB/IscA family protein → MIKVSDLAKEKASQLMKEDGFNPETDYIRVGVKSGGCSGLEYVLKFDKEKTEADQVFEDNGVKIIVDKKSFLYLVGTTLEYSGGLNGKGFVFNNPNAARTCGCGESFSL, encoded by the coding sequence ATGATTAAAGTATCAGATTTAGCAAAAGAAAAAGCATCTCAATTAATGAAAGAAGATGGCTTCAACCCAGAAACTGACTATATTAGAGTTGGGGTAAAGAGTGGAGGCTGTTCTGGATTAGAGTATGTTTTGAAGTTCGACAAAGAAAAAACAGAAGCTGACCAAGTTTTTGAAGACAATGGGGTAAAGATTATTGTAGATAAAAAATCATTCTTATACCTTGTTGGGACCACTTTAGAATATTCTGGTGGTTTGAATGGAAAGGGTTTCGTTTTTAATAATCCAAACGCTGCAAGAACTTGTGGCTGTGGGGAATCATTTAGTTTATAA
- a CDS encoding DUF445 domain-containing protein — MNEEIKKRQLRNHKMLATGLFVLMTCIFLTMTYLQKYQNFGHWVGYVKAFSEAAMVGALADWFAVTALFHHPLGLKIPHTNLIEQSKERIGDNLGNFVVTNFLSPQNIRPYIQNLKVSHFIGEWLQKEKNASALVKNLSEIVLDILNKLEDDAVVNFISKKAKEMTGDIKINQILGNGMEYLLEKNDHQKLITSLSAQIKNYILEHHEMVRERVKKESFTLIPSFVDDKIAEKITSGLSKYFEEVEQDPNHALRKEITQKLFDFSSEIKINPQYEQELNAMKDDFLQPEKIHQYSHDIWVSLKKTLTEELTQEHSSLKNYLHKNIAEFSENLRTDEKLQHKIDHWVRVTAYKYILRNTNKFGDLIADTVGNWQGKELSEKLELEVGKDLQFIRINGTLVGGLVGLLIYSISQLI, encoded by the coding sequence ATGAATGAAGAAATAAAAAAACGCCAACTCAGAAATCATAAAATGCTCGCAACTGGACTTTTCGTTTTGATGACTTGTATTTTTTTGACGATGACTTATCTTCAGAAATATCAAAATTTCGGACATTGGGTAGGTTATGTAAAAGCCTTCTCCGAAGCAGCGATGGTGGGCGCATTGGCAGATTGGTTTGCCGTGACAGCACTTTTTCATCATCCACTTGGATTAAAAATTCCGCACACCAATTTAATTGAACAATCCAAAGAAAGAATAGGCGATAATCTGGGAAATTTTGTGGTTACTAATTTTCTTTCGCCGCAAAATATAAGACCTTACATACAGAATTTGAAGGTTTCTCATTTCATTGGAGAATGGCTTCAGAAAGAGAAAAACGCCTCTGCTTTGGTGAAAAATTTATCAGAAATCGTACTGGATATTCTCAATAAATTAGAAGATGACGCTGTGGTAAATTTTATCAGCAAAAAAGCGAAAGAAATGACGGGAGATATTAAAATCAACCAAATTTTAGGAAATGGAATGGAATATCTTCTCGAAAAAAATGACCATCAAAAACTCATTACCAGTCTTTCTGCGCAAATCAAAAACTATATTCTGGAACACCACGAAATGGTGAGAGAACGTGTAAAGAAGGAAAGTTTTACACTTATCCCAAGTTTTGTAGATGATAAAATCGCTGAGAAAATCACTTCTGGACTTTCTAAATATTTTGAGGAAGTAGAGCAAGACCCCAACCATGCTTTGAGAAAAGAAATCACTCAAAAATTATTCGATTTTTCTTCTGAAATCAAAATCAATCCTCAATACGAACAAGAACTCAATGCGATGAAAGATGATTTTCTGCAACCAGAAAAAATTCATCAATATTCCCATGATATTTGGGTTTCTTTGAAAAAAACATTGACGGAAGAATTGACCCAAGAACATTCTTCGCTCAAAAATTACCTTCACAAAAACATTGCTGAATTTTCTGAAAACCTAAGAACAGACGAAAAACTACAGCATAAAATTGACCATTGGGTAAGAGTTACTGCTTATAAATACATCTTGCGAAACACCAATAAATTTGGTGATTTAATTGCAGATACTGTAGGAAACTGGCAAGGAAAAGAACTCTCCGAAAAGCTAGAATTAGAAGTAGGGAAAGACTTACAATTTATTAGAATTAATGGGACTTTAGTTGGCGGCTTAGTTGGTTTGTTAATTTACAGTATTTCGCAGTTGATATAG
- the sufB gene encoding Fe-S cluster assembly protein SufB: MAKYTEDDLREDLKTKEYEAGFYTDIEYEDFPTGLSEEIVRMISAKKNEPSWMTEWRLESFRIWQKMEEPDWANIQYEKPNFQAIKYYAAPKVKPELESLDEVDPELLKTFEKLGINIEEQKRLAGVAVDIVMDSVSVKTTFQATLKEKGIIFCSISEAIKEYPELVQKYIGKVVPRGDNFYAALNSAVFSDGSFCYIPKGVKCPMELSTYFRINQAGTGQFERTLVIADEGSYVSYLEGCTAPARDENQLHAAVVELIAMDNAEIKYSTVQNWFPGDENGKGGVYNFVTKRGLCEKNAKISWTQVETGSAVTWKYPSCILKGDNSVGEFYSIAVTNNHQYADTGTKMIHIGKNTKSTIISKGISAGKSNNSYRGLVKVMPSAKGARNFSQCDSLLMGNECGAHTFPYIEIKDPSAQLEHEATTSKIGEDQIFYCNQRGIDTEKAIALIVNGFSKEVLNKLPMEFAIEAQKLLEISLEGSVG; encoded by the coding sequence ATGGCAAAATATACAGAAGATGATTTGAGGGAAGACCTCAAAACCAAAGAATACGAAGCTGGTTTTTATACAGATATTGAGTACGAAGATTTTCCAACGGGATTGTCTGAAGAAATTGTGCGCATGATATCTGCAAAGAAAAATGAGCCAAGTTGGATGACCGAATGGCGTTTAGAATCTTTCAGGATTTGGCAAAAAATGGAAGAGCCAGATTGGGCAAATATTCAATATGAAAAACCAAATTTTCAGGCGATTAAATATTACGCTGCTCCAAAAGTAAAACCAGAATTGGAAAGCTTAGACGAGGTAGACCCAGAATTACTGAAAACTTTCGAAAAGTTGGGAATCAATATCGAAGAACAAAAGCGTTTAGCTGGAGTTGCAGTAGATATTGTAATGGATTCGGTTTCTGTGAAAACTACTTTTCAAGCAACTTTGAAAGAAAAAGGAATTATTTTCTGCTCTATTTCTGAAGCGATTAAAGAGTATCCTGAGTTGGTTCAAAAATATATTGGTAAAGTCGTTCCTAGAGGTGATAATTTCTATGCAGCTTTAAATTCTGCTGTTTTTTCAGACGGAAGTTTCTGCTACATTCCAAAAGGTGTAAAATGTCCGATGGAACTTTCTACTTATTTCAGAATTAATCAGGCAGGAACTGGTCAGTTTGAGAGAACTTTGGTAATTGCCGATGAAGGAAGTTACGTTTCTTATCTGGAAGGTTGTACCGCTCCAGCAAGAGATGAAAACCAATTGCATGCTGCAGTGGTAGAATTAATCGCGATGGACAATGCAGAAATTAAATATTCTACCGTACAAAACTGGTTCCCAGGAGACGAAAATGGAAAAGGTGGAGTTTATAACTTTGTAACGAAGAGAGGTTTATGCGAGAAAAATGCTAAAATTTCTTGGACTCAAGTAGAAACAGGCTCTGCCGTAACGTGGAAATATCCTTCTTGTATTTTGAAAGGTGATAATTCTGTGGGCGAATTTTATTCGATAGCAGTGACTAATAATCACCAATATGCAGATACAGGAACCAAGATGATTCACATTGGTAAAAACACCAAATCTACGATTATTTCTAAAGGCATTTCGGCAGGAAAATCGAACAACTCTTATCGTGGTTTGGTTAAAGTAATGCCTTCTGCTAAAGGTGCGAGAAACTTCTCTCAGTGTGATTCTCTTTTAATGGGAAATGAATGTGGGGCGCACACTTTTCCATACATCGAAATCAAAGATCCTTCTGCACAGTTAGAACACGAAGCTACGACTTCTAAAATTGGTGAAGACCAAATTTTCTACTGTAACCAAAGAGGTATCGATACAGAAAAGGCAATTGCACTAATTGTAAATGGTTTCAGTAAAGAAGTTCTAAATAAATTGCCAATGGAATTTGCGATTGAAGCACAGAAATTATTAGAAATTTCATTAGAAGGTTCTGTAGGATAA
- the sufC gene encoding Fe-S cluster assembly ATPase SufC, whose product MLKINNLHAKIEDGVEILKGINLEIKPGEVHAIMGPNGAGKSTLSSVIAGKEDYEVTDGEILFEGENIIEDAPEERAHKGIFLSFQYPVEIPGVTVTNFIKAALNETRKANGLEDMPAKEMLALVREKSELLGIKKDFLSRSLNEGFSGGEKKRNEIFQMMMLNPKLAILDETDSGLDIDALRIVADGVNAFKNEGNAVLLITHYQRLLNYIQPDFVHVLADGKIIKTGDKSLALELEEKGYDWLVK is encoded by the coding sequence ATGTTAAAAATAAATAACTTACACGCCAAAATTGAAGACGGCGTAGAAATTCTGAAAGGAATTAATTTAGAAATAAAACCAGGCGAAGTTCATGCAATTATGGGTCCGAATGGTGCTGGTAAATCTACCCTTTCTTCTGTAATTGCAGGAAAAGAAGATTACGAAGTAACCGATGGAGAAATTCTTTTCGAAGGAGAAAATATCATAGAAGACGCTCCTGAAGAAAGAGCGCACAAAGGAATTTTCCTTTCTTTCCAATATCCAGTTGAAATTCCGGGAGTTACGGTGACTAATTTCATCAAAGCAGCACTTAACGAAACCAGAAAAGCAAATGGTTTAGAGGATATGCCTGCTAAAGAAATGTTGGCCTTAGTTCGTGAAAAATCAGAATTATTAGGAATCAAAAAAGACTTCCTTTCTCGTTCGCTTAATGAAGGTTTCTCTGGTGGTGAAAAGAAAAGAAATGAAATCTTCCAAATGATGATGCTTAATCCTAAATTGGCTATTCTAGACGAAACAGATTCAGGTTTGGATATTGACGCGTTAAGAATCGTAGCTGATGGTGTAAATGCTTTCAAAAATGAAGGAAATGCAGTGCTGTTAATTACTCACTACCAAAGATTATTAAACTACATTCAGCCAGATTTTGTACACGTTTTAGCAGATGGTAAAATCATTAAAACGGGGGATAAATCTTTGGCATTAGAACTCGAAGAAAAAGGATACGATTGGCTCGTAAAATAA
- a CDS encoding TonB-dependent receptor domain-containing protein, with the protein MKNIQKSLLTLLLLFVFQITFSQITKEKALVKGECGMCKARIEKTALKSGAKTATWSPETQTLEVEFDISKISLDKLLKNIADVGHDNEKYKTDEDTYTALPECCHYDRAASFEEAIAAKNSEHTESSESHSEEHTEDHSQHTEKEKTIEGVKLTKYQEATTLNKKEAGLVFNINSKELLKAACCNLSESFETNATVDVSFSNAITGTKQLKMLGLDQKYTALTKELLPEIRGLASAYGLNFIPGRWISGIQLTKGGSTVVNGYESITGQINTEFVKFNKEPENSVNLFADFNGRYEANIVSTSKLNEKWGQSILLHGNATVGEMDDNNDTFLDRPKGNQINAAYLLDYNDLENSGFGSHFGIQYLVDKRIAGQVGFDEKLPQISQNKYGVNIDINRFQVWNKTGYIFKGKPYQSIGLMNQFTYHKQNSFFGLRNYFGEQKTYYSNLIFESIFGNTNHKYKTGASFLYDDYNEDYLAQNFQRTETVPGLFFEYTLTGLKYTLVAGSRVDFHNLAGTQFTPRINFKYDFSPKTILRLSAGKGFRTANIFAENQQFFASNRSVEISQNGGKTYGLKPEIAWNYGASLQQDFKLFGKKASWITDFFRTDFQNQVLVDLENPQKIVFYNLDGKSFANSLQTQLDFSVAKNLDFRVAYKYYDVQADFASGRKEIPFMAKNRGFFNAAYSTKKEGKDAFWTFDTTVQYVGKQRIPNTASNPTHLQLPEFSDAYMTWNAQIAHNFNKNIRAYFGGENLTGTRQKNPIVDAQNPFGNYFDGGMVYAPIMPANFYVGFDVNF; encoded by the coding sequence ATGAAAAATATACAGAAAAGTCTTCTGACTTTACTCCTTTTATTCGTATTTCAAATTACCTTTTCACAAATCACCAAAGAAAAAGCTTTAGTAAAAGGTGAATGTGGAATGTGTAAAGCTAGAATAGAAAAAACGGCACTAAAATCTGGTGCCAAAACCGCAACTTGGTCGCCAGAAACACAAACCTTAGAAGTGGAATTTGACATTTCTAAAATTTCTTTGGATAAACTTCTGAAAAACATTGCAGATGTAGGCCACGACAACGAAAAATATAAAACAGACGAAGATACATACACTGCTTTACCAGAATGCTGTCATTATGATAGAGCCGCTAGTTTCGAAGAGGCTATCGCTGCTAAAAATTCTGAACATACAGAATCTTCTGAAAGTCATTCCGAAGAACATACTGAAGACCATTCTCAACACACCGAAAAAGAGAAAACCATAGAAGGTGTAAAACTTACCAAATATCAAGAAGCAACTACTCTCAATAAAAAAGAAGCGGGTTTGGTTTTCAATATTAATTCAAAAGAATTATTGAAAGCAGCGTGTTGTAATCTTTCTGAAAGTTTTGAAACCAATGCAACAGTAGACGTTTCTTTTTCTAACGCTATTACTGGAACCAAACAATTGAAAATGCTTGGTTTAGACCAAAAATACACCGCTCTCACCAAAGAACTTTTACCAGAAATCAGAGGATTGGCTTCTGCCTATGGTTTAAACTTCATTCCCGGTCGTTGGATTTCAGGAATTCAATTAACAAAAGGAGGAAGCACCGTAGTAAATGGTTACGAAAGCATTACAGGACAAATCAATACAGAATTTGTAAAATTCAATAAAGAACCAGAAAATTCTGTGAATCTTTTTGCAGATTTTAATGGAAGATACGAAGCGAACATTGTTTCTACTTCTAAACTAAATGAAAAATGGGGACAATCTATTTTACTGCACGGAAATGCAACCGTGGGCGAAATGGATGATAACAATGACACCTTCCTTGACAGACCAAAAGGAAATCAAATCAATGCAGCCTATTTATTGGATTACAATGATTTAGAAAACTCCGGTTTTGGTTCACATTTTGGGATTCAATATTTAGTAGACAAAAGAATTGCAGGACAAGTTGGTTTTGATGAAAAACTCCCGCAAATTTCACAGAATAAATATGGCGTAAATATTGACATCAATCGTTTTCAAGTTTGGAACAAGACCGGTTATATTTTCAAAGGAAAACCTTACCAAAGCATCGGTTTGATGAACCAATTTACGTATCATAAACAAAACAGCTTTTTTGGTCTTAGAAATTATTTTGGAGAACAGAAAACCTATTATTCTAACTTAATTTTTGAATCTATTTTTGGGAATACCAATCATAAATATAAAACTGGAGCAAGTTTTTTATATGATGATTATAATGAAGATTATTTAGCTCAAAATTTCCAAAGAACAGAAACCGTTCCTGGGTTGTTTTTTGAATATACTTTAACAGGGCTTAAATACACTTTGGTAGCGGGTTCGCGTGTAGATTTTCACAATTTAGCAGGAACTCAATTCACGCCGAGAATTAATTTCAAATATGACTTTTCGCCAAAAACCATTTTGAGACTTTCTGCTGGAAAAGGCTTTAGAACAGCCAATATTTTTGCAGAAAACCAACAGTTTTTTGCATCAAACAGAAGTGTAGAAATTTCACAAAACGGAGGGAAAACATACGGTCTAAAACCAGAAATCGCTTGGAATTATGGAGCAAGCCTACAACAAGATTTCAAACTTTTTGGCAAAAAAGCAAGTTGGATTACAGATTTCTTCAGAACAGATTTCCAAAATCAAGTTTTAGTAGATTTAGAAAATCCACAGAAAATCGTTTTCTATAATTTAGACGGAAAATCATTTGCCAATTCACTTCAAACACAATTAGACTTTAGCGTGGCAAAAAATCTAGATTTCAGAGTAGCGTACAAGTATTATGATGTACAAGCAGATTTTGCTAGCGGAAGAAAAGAAATTCCTTTCATGGCGAAAAACAGGGGATTTTTTAATGCAGCTTATAGCACTAAAAAAGAAGGAAAAGATGCTTTTTGGACCTTTGATACAACCGTTCAATACGTAGGGAAACAGAGAATTCCGAATACCGCTTCTAATCCAACCCATTTACAGTTACCAGAATTTTCTGATGCTTATATGACTTGGAACGCTCAAATTGCTCACAATTTCAATAAAAACATCAGAGCGTATTTCGGTGGCGAAAACCTGACTGGAACTCGACAAAAAAATCCGATTGTAGATGCACAAAATCCTTTCGGGAATTATTTTGACGGAGGAATGGTTTATGCGCCCATCATGCCTGCCAATTTTTATGTGGGATTTGATGTAAATTTTTAA
- a CDS encoding murein L,D-transpeptidase catalytic domain family protein, with product MKKLLIVLTAILIIAMSFYKKPNSEVNSKKPLSTKVENNSVKTTELSEAETLYNAIEFNNSNKLELDVFEKAVIGFNNLKKAGKIDEDSHLLTVCDFSLSSTQKRLWVIDLNDKKILFNSLVAHGKNTGEEFARKFSNTESSLQSSLGFYVTESTYNGSNGFSLKLHGMDKGFNDRALHRAIVMHGADYVSEDFIKTQRRIGRSWGCPAVPTALAKPIINTIKDKNVIFIYYPDENYLSSSVWLNA from the coding sequence ATGAAGAAATTATTAATAGTATTGACAGCAATATTGATTATTGCCATGTCATTTTACAAAAAACCAAACTCAGAAGTTAATTCTAAAAAACCCTTATCAACTAAAGTTGAAAATAATTCTGTTAAAACAACAGAACTTAGTGAAGCTGAAACTTTATACAATGCTATAGAATTCAACAACTCCAATAAACTTGAATTAGATGTTTTTGAAAAAGCAGTTATAGGTTTCAATAATTTAAAAAAAGCAGGGAAAATAGATGAAGACAGTCATCTTTTAACTGTTTGTGACTTTTCACTTTCGTCTACTCAAAAAAGACTTTGGGTAATAGATTTAAATGATAAAAAAATATTGTTTAATTCTCTGGTAGCGCACGGAAAAAACACGGGTGAAGAATTTGCCAGAAAATTTTCGAATACAGAAAGCTCTCTTCAAAGTAGCCTTGGTTTTTACGTTACAGAGTCTACTTATAACGGAAGTAATGGTTTTTCACTAAAGCTTCACGGAATGGATAAAGGCTTTAATGACCGAGCTTTACATCGTGCAATAGTGATGCATGGAGCAGATTACGTGAGTGAAGATTTTATAAAAACTCAGCGTAGAATTGGTAGAAGTTGGGGTTGCCCAGCTGTTCCGACAGCATTAGCAAAACCAATTATCAATACGATTAAAGATAAAAACGTAATATTTATTTATTATCCAGACGAAAATTATCTTTCATCTTCAGTGTGGCTAAATGCTTAA